The window taacctcattgagaatctttgggatgtgctggatggagaagagctgctttgtgcagtggtcagactctactatcatcaatgctgctgcaagatcttggtgaaaaaataatgcaacactggatggaaataaatcttgtggcactgcagaagcttatcgaaacaatgccccAGCAGTCCAACAAAATGTTACAGTGTGttaccttttttttggtggcgacatTTTTTTGACCAGGCATACCAGTGCTATatctgtgttgtctttgtttcatacataaataaataaacaaacagaaagatAATGGACATCTAATTGCTGGTGTCCACTAATGGCCCACTCTGCTTCTTGCACTAAAAGCTGTTCAAGGCAGAGCTAAATTAATTTTAGATGAAATCAGAAGGTTTGTACTTGAGTTGGAATTTGTTGCATatttttataaatcctttatatgCATGCATAGCTCAGGTCATGAGCTAGTGCTCAGTGATATGTTTTGTTCTCCTTTGTGTCATCTCCTTTGTGTCACTAAGCCTATTTGTCCTCCATTAGCTTATTTGAGTGGATAGATCCTctgctttgtttttattttaaagtctcttttcttattttctgtcagTGTATAACCTGCAAaggaaatttgcaaaaaaaaaaattaaaaagcccCATATATTGGCTTAAATgttcaaaatcagattttttccccCATTATTAATAAATGGGGAGCATTCACACCATTGACATTCACACCATTGACTCAGCATGACTGATTCACACCATTTCAGTTAGATTTTTCGTTGGGCAGACCTGTGAGGACAAATTTACTGTTGATCTGACTCACATTAATTTATTTGTTGCTTTATTTTCATCCCTTGTTGCTCCCATTCACTTATATTCATTTTCACACAAGCCAAAGCCATAGAGTTTCTGTATATAATACCTTAGGGCAGGTAGCTAAACTCTAATTCTATTTATTTGTCACTTGTTCAACCCTTGTACCTCTCACTCATTCCCAttgcttattttaataaatggCAAAGGCCTAGAGTTGAATTTACCCAACAGAAACCAAACTTCTTTTACTTCGTCAGGGCAGGTCCCTTACACAGCTCTAATACACAGCCATATTAATCTGCATGCATCTGTTTTTCATACCTCATTTGACATTGAACAGTAGACTTATTGAACAGTTATTAGTTACAATGTTCAAAATTTGACATAACGTTGCTACAAAAGGTTTTTTTGAGGGATTCCATAAAATAACAACTTTCCTAAAtgaactgtgtttttaaaagggACACTCACTCATCACTATGCTTCTTGATTCTTGAATTGAAACAGCCTCAATTGTTCTTATTTAAAAGCATATTGTCATATTAACAAATTGtctatatttttatatcagtGCGGAATATGGTGCTGGAAACCGAGCGCCTGGTTGAGTCACGCCGGCTGCTGGAGGCTCATGCCCGGCTGATGGAGCTGGAGCGCTGGCAGGATGAGGTGCTGCTGCAGCTACGTGGATTTGGGGGCTCGTCCAGGACCACCCTGAGCGTTGAGGATGACAAGCTAGTGCAGGACTTTTTCTCTGGAGTTGGACGCTTGGTGGAAGCCTTAGCAAAAGAGATGTGGGCAGTGGTGGGCAGTGGTCTAACCCAGTCCCTCCAGAACCCCACCCCGTTTGTGTCAGCGGTGCGTATTGTGGAGCGCGAGGAAGCACTGGATCAGTTCTTTTTAGAGGAGCGGCGGGATGTGTATGGAACACACAGCTTGCCAATGCCCCCTGGAAGACCACGCTGCTGGAGAGACCACTTCTTCAAGGTGACTAAAATTTAGGAAATAAAAGGTTTGAACAATAGAAGTGAATAAAGCATTGAGTTGTCCCAGGCTTTAAACATTGGTGATgaagtatagtgtgtgtgtttttatttaggtGCTGGAGGAGACGGTTGCTGCACGTTTCCGCAGTGCCTCGTACCTGCACACTCGAGGCCCTGGCCTGGCTGGTCATCTTTCTGCCCTGCAGCACAGCATAATGAGTGACCTTGGCACAGTGCGGAACCTGCTGGAACAGTGTGTCCCTCCTCATTACCAGCTGACCAAGGCTTACCTGCATGCCTGCCATCGCTGCCTGCAGACCCATCTGAGCCAAATCATTGGCTGGGAGCTACAGAGTGGGGAAATCTTTGCTGTGCTTAACTGGGTCCTGCATATCTACAACAGGTGAGGCAACCTACAGCAATTTAGCTCCATCTGACCtgaaaaatgatgtgtaaaatttacttttaaaaagtttcacaactttctgcatttgctttttttaagtaaatttaattcagttttagGATTTAAATGTTagatagagtaaataagtgaactgaactgagttaatcctttcttttagtaaactttacttaatgtatttttgtaaaatcaatcctttcttttagtaaactttacttaatttatttttgctaaatcagtcctttcttttagtaaccattacctcatttctgcatacaatattacctaattacaattacttaatttatacaatattaaatatttttagttaaaacatacacataacactgtctcaacacatggatggcatgtaatacattctttatactagtatactaaaaataatgtattatatgccatccatgtgttgagacagtgagacttggtctgtttacaaaataaatctttgagattatgtaaatttAAAACTTAAGGGAAAAATTAAGATGTTTTATGCAACTGGGCACAACACACTTAGCCTAGTGGAACACCAGTGGAGAATTTGCATGGACCAGATGAGAATCCCCTTCATTGGGCTTGACGTTTTGTAATGACTGCAGAGAACTCATAAAGAACCAGGGATGGAGACAGTTTGACCAATCCTTCGATATTATTTCTAATGGACAGTTTCTGTAAAGTGCACAAGAGAATTCAGGCTGCTTGAAATCCTGGAGCTGCTTCTTAGTGAGAAAGAGCTATAACTCTTTGTAGAAAGGATGTTCAAGAGTTTTTAGGAGGAAAGAAATGAGAGATATCGGTCAGTGGTTGTCGGATGTTGGAGATCATGTATAACCTTGGCTTCTTCAGGATGGGAGTGTTGTTCCTGCAGATACTGTTCATGCAGTCTTTGTTCCCGGCTGATACTGTAAATGAGTAGATGATGTGGGGAAAACAATTCAGTACAGTGCTGTTCCTGGCTGTCAGGATGCACACTAATCATTGCAGCCTGGAGTATTAATTTTAGATAAAGTCATGTTACACAAGATCATGCATTATGACCTGTAAATATTTTCTCTTGTAGCTCAGAGATGATGGGTGACCCTGCCCTTGCTGCAGTCTTGGACCTGGAAGAGCTGGGCCCATTAATTTCTCAGGAAGGTCTGGAGCAGCTGCAGAACAAATACGTGCAGAGTGTTCGGGTGAGTTTGTAATGGCTTTTGAAATCCtgatttaattttataattattttaaattgaaatgtGATGCAGTCTAGTCATAGGCAGCTTCTATGCAGCATTCAAGAATTATTTCTGTAAATGTTCTGGTAGAAGAGTGTCTCAGAATGGATGCAGAAAGCACTTGAGGTGGAGTTGACTGACTGGCAACGAGATCAGGAACCTGATATTGACCATGAGGGCTGCTACCACACCAGCCTCCCTACAATCATCTCTCAGGTAGTGAAGTTCTTATAATCATAAGTTATTTTAAGTTTGGGATGCTCTCCTATGATTATCTTTGCACTTTAATAGATAATATGAGAAGATAATGAGATTCTCTACCATACAGCTCTGGtgaaaataattcaaataatgcaaagaaaacaagtttatgttcataaagttttaataattcataaatcagtatttggtgaattaaatcacagttttatcaGTGTGCAttgtggcatgttctcttcctccagtcttacacactgcttttgtataactttatgccactcaaaaaagaaactcataatttttaagtggtcttttatttttttccaagtcTGAGCTAGATTTTTATTGCCAGCAATGAATATAGTTTTTGTAAAGTTGCCTCCATCACGttattttctgttaataaatgtatTCAGAATCCTGTATATTTTTTATCTAGCAGGGAAATGTTGTAGGTTACAGTACATCTATCTGTTCTGCACACACACAATAGCGCTTTTAATTCTAAGCTTGCTTTGACCAACCCCACAAGTTGAGCTGCACTGTTTTacaactaaaaatatatttttaactcttaTAATACTTTTGTAGTAATACTTGAGGAAGGATTACTACGAAAAAATCAACTGTGGTCCACTTTAATTTGATGTAGCACGTTAATGTTTAATTGATGCATAGGGACATTAGCTTGAATGTTGCAGCAATAAGGTTACGACAGAATGcgataaaaaaggttttaaaaaaacatttatttcagccACTGAATATTGAAGTTAGACTGGGAATGCCAAATGTGTGCATGACAACATGCAGCAGCCTAGAAAATGATGGCATGACTTCAGTAGTCTATATACAACAATAGCTTCTTATTCCACACAGATGACCATCTGTTACCTTTCTCAGAACCACCATACACACAACTATGTTGCTCTGGGTATATGTGGTTTTGGGGGCAGGGTtattctaaatattttaaataaagaaacactATGCAGGAAATGAATTTCTGTCTCTATGTTGGTAGATGTTAGAGGAGAATGCACGTGTGGCTCTGATGATTGGTGAAACTCTACGAGACCAGACAATCCAGATGGGACTGTATGAAATGGAGAACCTTTTAGCTAGGTATGGAGTACAATCCATTGTTTAGATTGTTAATGTACCAAGTGTTCtctttttaaaaactaaatatggtcaccctaagtTATTGCATGAAAAGCTGAGGCATGTTTAGTGTGTGAAGTTTGCATAGCTAACAGCTAATGGATGCTTTTATAAACTATGTTAGCATGGTGCAGAGTTTCTTCTTTAGTCAGATTTTGTTAATAACAGTAAAACATGCAATTTCAGAAACCAAATCTGCTTcgttttgggtgaaaatgtgaTGGTTTAGGCATGTAGTTTGAACTGTCTAAATTTAGTAACTGAACAATTCCACCAATTCCAGTATTTTTTCCAGTAAATTCATCCAGTAAATAACCGCttactgttctgctgtaaaactgtagaatCCAATGCATTGAGGATGGAGTGCTTATCCTGttctaaaatattgtgattaaagTCACAATGCATTTAACTTGCAAATCTTGCAAATCTCATTCAGGTTTCGAGATGCCATTGTTGAATTTGGCAAGGAGCATCGTAAGGAtccaacagcaaacagcaaattTTACCTCCATTACCTTCTGGCCTGCATAAGCAACTGCATCATCCTCAAGTGAGATGGTATCTTTTgcattatgtacagtatgtgttctATTTGTTTGTCTCTTATTGTTAGTCCTTTAAGATGCCCTCCTttcaaaaaaatatacattttgtctTGGAATAATGTCTGTCTAGTCCATTCCCCTGGAATTCTGACCCCAAAGAACAAATGCCAGATTCTGATGATgtcaaaatagcaaaaataacagTGAAAGGATACAAAAATCAGTCATAAAATCAAGTGGACCAAATATTCTGCAGTGtctaataaaataatcaggttaatGTCACACACTAGGAGGCAGTAGTACATTACAGTGtacattaaatattgttttaaggtagattatttattttttcttatttatttatttgataaaaaaatattaaatattttatattggttAAATAGGATATTATGGTTATTTCTTGTTTGCAGTAAATTACTATTTATTTAGTATGCTGTAATCTTTCTCCAAGgtgaaaaactgttattttacaatCTTGTATTGGTAACTTACTAACTTACTGTAAGAAGAAACTTTTTAGTGTAAGCTGATAAAACTGACATAGCTTTACTAGCAagcaaacaaaaagagaaaaactgCAGATATTACATTTCAATATCTACATGAAAGACATGCATGCAAGTTTgtattgtagaaaataaattattaaaacatctGAAATTTAACTAGTCTGCACCATATTAGTTTTCTAACACAAATTTGGCCCAtgaaaaattacatttagtgGTATTTTACCTCAAACAGTATCAATATAACCTAAATTAACTCTATATTTCCAGGACCTCCACAGAGAGCCTGCACCAACAAGTGGGCTCTGGCTCTCGGGCATCGGTGAGATATTCCCGGATTCCTCCGGGGCCGCTGACCGCTCTGGACCGAGCTGTAAAGAAAGCCTGCAGGCTGGTGATGGACCAGCTTCTGCTGGACCTGCAGCCCTGTCTCACAGAACTCCTGTCTCGAACCTGGCTGGCCCAGGGAGACGTCATCCCCAAAGTGTGCGGCGTTCTGGAGCACCACTGTGAGCTCTACAGCCGAGTTCGCTCACCATGCCGCCAGGTCAGACAACCAATAAAATAGTGTATTTTACTCATATACTAAAAAAGTATAATTATAGTACAAGtataaaataattgttttataattttaaacAATATAGGAAGTTATTATAATTTTAAGTAATTATGAGTAATAAAAGGATGGAATGAAGTAAAGCAAAATCATTAAAAGATATTCCTGCTTTTCTCAAgatctgtaatttttttataataagtaACAGGTTAGACAGTTTTGTTTCCTGCAAAAAAGATAATTTATTGATTTGATAATaactctacttttatactttatattttattgtatttgtatatgtatcaTTATATCTCATCCTTCTTTTGTAACTTTTGTGTACTATGTATATCTGCTGCTTTATTGATTCCCTAATGAGTTGATCTGGGAATAGACTGTTAATGATTGATTCAGAACTGGATGGATAACTGATTAATAGTGAATGGTTAGATAACAATTGGTTGATCAGGGATTGGACTAATCATGCTTGATAAAGTACTTGTTTGATAACTGAACATAACAGGAAAAGGATAGACAATGGCTGTTCATCTAGATATGCAAAGAAATATGCTGGTCAGGAAATTAAGTGATAAAAAAATGGTTGATCATGAAATggacttataataataattattcatcGACATTATTTTCCCTTTAAAAATCAGATAAAATATCATGGAACCATGTTTTGCTCATTCGTGTTTTGTTagtcattgttttttttgctgtgaaTGCAATAACCTGCACCCCGTACCTGCTAACCTCTTTCTCAGTATCTTATTTCTGACCAAACAACAGTTAAAATGTAATAGAATGTAAAACCTGTGGTGTGCAGCGGCTGCAGGAGGAGTGTCAGAGGCTGACCGTGGTGGAGTATGTCCGAGCGCTGATGCAGAAGAAGCTGATCTGTCGGAGCGATGAGGACAGGCAGCAGCTTGCTCAGCAGATGGTCCAGGATGCTCAGCAGCTGAAGGAGCACTTCCAGAGCATGGTGAGAAAATGACAATGTACAATGTGTGAGAAGAAAAGTCTAGGGTTGAATTTAGTTCTCAGTGCCGTTTATTCCAATAATTTCCACTGTTATCTcaaattattattctttttttaggaccttcagtaccagtgaaaagtttgaacacaccttaaattcagtgttttttcattattatataaaactaaaaatagcTATGGCTTTCAGTTATCAGCTGTACTAAACTTTCATCTGCGCAGAATAGCTAAAATTCGACGATCCcttactcagtccactgctgaaaTACTCCTTCATGCTTTCATTTCCAGCAGACTAGATTACTGTAACTCCTTGCTCACTGGCATTAGTTCTTCCTCTATCCATAAACTCCAGATGGTACAAAACGCAGCTGCCcgtttactcactcacactcgcacccatgaacacattacacctgttctccaaaatcttcactggctccctgttaaATACAGGATTCAATTCAAGATTCTCTTACTTACCTATAAGGCATTAAATAATCTTGCACCTCCTTATCTGTCAAACCTCCTTCTTCCTTACAGACCATCTCGATCCCTTAGGTCTGCTACTGCTGGACTTCTTAAAGTCCCAGCCTCTAAACTCCGTGGCTTTGGTGTTCGGGCTTTTTCCAGACTTGCTCCTCAACTATGGAATTCTCTCCCATCTGCGGTCAaacaatcctcctctctttccttgttcaaatctacactcaagactcacctcttttctcttgcctacggccttccctctgtttaatgtactataccacttatccctgctgtctgttctcgtactatgttgattgtctgtcaccacttgttgtgtaatgtttctatttgttttcacaaatgatgactgtaagcgtctttgggttttagaaaagcgctatataaaaataaagtattattattattaaacttgtcaagaattaattactttaattttgttcgctcttaatgtgtttgagagcatcagttgtaaagttgtaaagaggtagagttggtatacattgaataactctatttgagtaatgttctaatccagattatggcaaaaacttttcaactaaataaagatggtcagtcaatttgaaatattttgagaactGAAGGCATCTTCAGGTGGATTCAAAAGACAATTAAAaatgttacgatgaaactggctctcatcaggaccgcaccagcaaaggaagttcatcagagttaccagccccagaaactgcaagttaacagctccccagacaAGACACTtttcttcagtattcatttactatgtaggaaaaaaaaaaaaaaaacattgtatgagaaggtgtgtccaatcttttgactgatactgtgtttttactAATGATTGTAAAGTTTTTAGTAATAATCGTGGACATATTTCAGTCATATTATTTTAGTTCTGTACGCTCATTGACTGTCATCAGAAAATACCTGTGTAATAAAGCTGTCTGTGTGTTTCAGGAGGCTGACAGCACTGTTACCGAGGTAAACCCTGCTGCTCTGATTCCTGTGCTGGCAGACTTAATTAAACTTAAGGACCCTGGCCTGCTGACCCTGGAGGTTTCTGGACTGATTTCCAAATATCCCGACATCAggtgagtttattaaagatacagCTGCTATATCTTAGCTTAGAGCTTAGGATTCTTACCGCTGGGTTTTAACCTGATCTTGTATTTGTACTGTGGTTAAAATGACCAGTTATTACCAGTTATTGTCtcaagaacacataaggaatcatgtaataacttaatAGGGCtaaacaaaatactctgtaaagcatttagatgctcttatctggggtatTTTTAACTTGCGGTTCTGAGGTTGGAAActatgatgaacttattctgtacaacagaggtaactctttctcttcctttcctggaacaGTCCTGATGACAGCCAGtttcattccagaggttttcaatttggtaaaatcaaagaaactcaatgtttaagtggtcccttaatttattccagagctgtatgttaatttCAAAAAGGGGAGGAAATGTGGTGAAAGGTTCATGGTTGGTAGTTTACAATGTTCTGATGTCTCTCTTTTTATTAGTGAGGACCATGTGTCTGCACTGCTGGACGTAAGAGGGGATGTTCCAAGAGGAATCCGTGGGACAGTGCTGTGTTTACTGGAACAGAGTGCTCCTCCGCTGCCGCCGGGATACCGCCCAATCTTCCCCGACATCCTTGTGCCTCCTTCCAGCATGCCTTTCTGCCTGCCCACTGCCAAGTGTGCCTGATGAGTTCCCTCTGAGGACCTGGAGAATACACACCTTCCTGTCTGGGCCAGCAAACAGGATTCATCAACAGCACTTGCTAAATTTAGCTGTTTCCTTCTTTCTGTCACCTTCTGACTGGATTTTAGAATGGTGAAGTTTACCACAGCAGTCATGTAGGCCATACTTCTAACTCTGCTGAGGGCTGACATTGGAATAACTGTAGTCTAGATACCTTGAATTAAATTATTCGAACAGGTAGAATATTTCTACAGGAATAAAATGAAATACAATGCATCCGTTCCATTTTCACCAAATGGTGGTACATACACTCCTgggcattgtttcagtaagcttctacaatgtcacaagatttatttcaatccagtgttgcattaatttttcaccaagatcttgcagcagcattgatgatggaagagtctgaccactgcacaaagttctctccagcacatcccaaagattctcaatgaggttaaggtctggactctgtggtgaactctctcaatccgtgtgtgaaaatgatgatctcatgctccctgaatcctgaactctttcacaattccagccccatgaatcctgacgttgtaatcttggaatatggccgtgccatcagggggaaaaaatccattgatggaataacctggtctatattcagtatattcagggagtcagctgacctcattctttcagaacatactgttgctgaatctagacctgcagatcaactgcagcaacaccagatcctttgcttagttaaatccaggtggcaactttttttggccaggcaatgtATTAGGCGTCAGTTTACGAAGTTGATGTGTTGAAAGCAGAAACAATGAGCATGCATAGGAATCTGAGATAATTTGACGAAAATCACACTGTGATGGCCAGAGCATCTCCacaacatcaggcaggtcttgagGGTAGCTACCAAAACTGCTGCATGAAAGGACAATCGATAACCTGGCGACAGGGTCATAAGAACCCATGGCACATTCATTCTCATGGCTCCACTTTACTTACTACTTATGGGATTTACAGGATTATCTTCAGAGGTATTGTGGAGTCCATCTCTCAAAGAGCCAGGTCTGTTTTGGCAGTGCATAGCAAAGGTGtaaaaagtattgacattcatttctcaggtagaaatatagatactagagtttaaaatacttctgtagaagttgaagctttttactcaagtgtaagtataaaagtactggttttaaaactacttaaagtataaaagtaaaagttatgTAAGATAAAAAAtggcattaagaacaaaagctcctatagtcctatagtgcactacccccctccccaaaacacatttttctaaaagccataatgactataatgttatattaaaatgttaatgctggTAAATTTGGGCTGCACTAGGCTCccagtttcagctgcatatatgcccattgaaaatgaaagtattttagtagaatgtaaatatattaaagttaaagcttagttggactggagtttgtctggagttctcttgagtctctgcacggatcatcttcatactaggctacatacctctgctatgttcttgctggagtgtgggagtgacatgtgcaggtgtgatggatcacagtataaaccaatagggtgtcggaatggtatatgtttatacttctctacatccaatcacaatcagattcactctatctggatggagagatttatctggatagggggttttattgaacgatgagaagcaggaatgaaaacaagctgaaatgaaataggagtaacacggctatttttaaaatgtaaagagtattcagttcagataattgtgtgaaaatgtaaaaagtagaagtaaaaggccatctgaaaaataattagtaaaaaatagatacaaaatTTCTAcataagtaaggtaacaaagtatttgtactttgttacttgataCCTCTAGTGCATAGGGGACCTACACAGTATTAGATCGATGgatttaatgttatgactgacaGATATGACAACTGGAAAAAAACAACTGGAGTACATAGAAATAtgttcataaaaaatattttaatattatgttcATTTGGAAATTTTGTGCATGTTCAAATCAAGTATGGTCTACATGCAGTATTGAGTGTTGACTTACTGATTGCTGTGGATTTATTTTAGTGTGTAAATTTACTGAAAGTTTGGTCGACTATGCTCTGATGAAAATTTGATGTATTGTAGTTTACAAAATATGTGTATATTATGGCTCAGTATGTACAATAAAGTCTTTATATGAACTATTGTGTGTTATATGCATGCATATATTGCTACTTTACAAAAATAAGTCAACAAGTCATAAAATAATCTGATGAAGCAATGAATATAATATATGGTGGCAgcttcctggacagggattaaacctagtcataAACTAGTTTTTACTTTCAACAGAAAATTTCCTTTCAacatgctgtgtagtccaaaacaacgcttaatccctgtctgggtaACTGCCCCATAGTGATGGACGGCAGAGTCGGCCCTG of the Astyanax mexicanus isolate ESR-SI-001 chromosome 10, AstMex3_surface, whole genome shotgun sequence genome contains:
- the exoc3l1 gene encoding exocyst complex component 3-like protein isoform X2; translated protein: MSHGDKNDCDCNEDVLVPGEAWPELERAEGLARGAALKWASGVFCRPENLERLGYYRKRESQRTSSINSRLKSVVQSYLEGVDWGLGQLREARAELRDVSHAMHKVRLECSKNAEGTLPLETLREISTNHCQLLAAVSNLPRLYSVRNMVLETERLVESRRLLEAHARLMELERWQDEVLLQLRGFGGSSRTTLSVEDDKLVQDFFSGVGRLVEALAKEMWAVVGSGLTQSLQNPTPFVSAVRIVEREEALDQFFLEERRDVYGTHSLPMPPGRPRCWRDHFFKVLEETVAARFRSASYLHTRGPGLAGHLSALQHSIMSDLGTVRNLLEQCVPPHYQLTKAYLHACHRCLQTHLSQIIGWELQSGEIFAVLNWVLHIYNSSEMMGDPALAAVLDLEELGPLISQEGLEQLQNKYVQSVRKSVSEWMQKALEVELTDWQRDQEPDIDHEGCYHTSLPTIISQMLEENARVALMIGETLRDQTIQMGLYEMENLLARFRDAIVEFGKEHRKDPTANSKFYLHYLLACISNCIILKTSTESLHQQVGSGSRASVRYSRIPPGPLTALDRAVKKACRLVMDQLLLDLQPCLTELLSRTWLAQGDVIPKVCGVLEHHCELYSRVRSPCRQRLQEECQRLTVVEYVRALMQKKLICRSDEDRQQLAQQMVQDAQQLKEHFQSMEADSTVTEVNPAALIPVLADLIKLKDPGLLTLEVSGLISKYPDISEDHVSALLDVRGDVPRGIRGTVLCLLEQSAPPLPPGYRPIFPDILVPPSSMPFCLPTAKCA
- the exoc3l1 gene encoding exocyst complex component 3-like protein isoform X1, translated to MSHGDKNDCDCNEADVLVPGEAWPELERAEGLARGAALKWASGVFCRPENLERLGYYRKRESQRTSSINSRLKSVVQSYLEGVDWGLGQLREARAELRDVSHAMHKVRLECSKNAEGTLPLETLREISTNHCQLLAAVSNLPRLYSVRNMVLETERLVESRRLLEAHARLMELERWQDEVLLQLRGFGGSSRTTLSVEDDKLVQDFFSGVGRLVEALAKEMWAVVGSGLTQSLQNPTPFVSAVRIVEREEALDQFFLEERRDVYGTHSLPMPPGRPRCWRDHFFKVLEETVAARFRSASYLHTRGPGLAGHLSALQHSIMSDLGTVRNLLEQCVPPHYQLTKAYLHACHRCLQTHLSQIIGWELQSGEIFAVLNWVLHIYNSSEMMGDPALAAVLDLEELGPLISQEGLEQLQNKYVQSVRKSVSEWMQKALEVELTDWQRDQEPDIDHEGCYHTSLPTIISQMLEENARVALMIGETLRDQTIQMGLYEMENLLARFRDAIVEFGKEHRKDPTANSKFYLHYLLACISNCIILKTSTESLHQQVGSGSRASVRYSRIPPGPLTALDRAVKKACRLVMDQLLLDLQPCLTELLSRTWLAQGDVIPKVCGVLEHHCELYSRVRSPCRQRLQEECQRLTVVEYVRALMQKKLICRSDEDRQQLAQQMVQDAQQLKEHFQSMEADSTVTEVNPAALIPVLADLIKLKDPGLLTLEVSGLISKYPDISEDHVSALLDVRGDVPRGIRGTVLCLLEQSAPPLPPGYRPIFPDILVPPSSMPFCLPTAKCA